In a single window of the Solidesulfovibrio sp. genome:
- a CDS encoding LysE family translocator, with amino-acid sequence MSLPLYLAFIAAASFLLIIPGPTVLLVISYGLAEGRRSPWPIVGGVCLGDAVACAGSLLGLGALLSASAAAFTVVKAIGAVYLVWLGIGMIRSGNAVAASEPRPSGRKFAHAFAVTALNPKTILFFVAFLPQFVSPGASAGPQLFLLGATFVALAAVNTTAYALLSGTAGGRIRDPRFVRRLKRLGGGALVGAGVMTAVATRR; translated from the coding sequence ATGTCGCTTCCCCTCTACCTCGCCTTTATCGCCGCCGCGTCCTTCCTGCTCATCATCCCCGGCCCGACCGTCCTGCTCGTCATCAGCTACGGCCTGGCCGAGGGCCGCCGCTCGCCCTGGCCCATCGTGGGCGGCGTGTGCCTGGGCGACGCCGTGGCCTGCGCCGGATCGCTGCTCGGCCTCGGCGCATTGCTGTCCGCCTCGGCCGCCGCCTTCACCGTCGTCAAGGCCATCGGTGCCGTCTACCTCGTCTGGCTCGGCATCGGCATGATCCGTTCGGGCAATGCCGTCGCCGCATCCGAGCCGCGCCCGTCCGGCCGCAAATTCGCCCACGCCTTCGCCGTCACGGCGCTCAATCCCAAGACCATCCTCTTTTTCGTGGCCTTCCTGCCCCAGTTCGTCAGCCCCGGCGCCTCGGCCGGGCCACAACTGTTCCTGCTCGGCGCCACCTTCGTGGCGCTGGCCGCCGTCAACACCACCGCCTACGCCCTGCTGTCCGGCACGGCCGGCGGCCGCATCCGCGACCCGCGCTTCGTGCGGCGGCTCAAGCGCCTGGGCGGCGGGGCACTGGTGGGCGCGGGCGTCATGACGGCGGTGGCGACCAGGCGATAG
- a CDS encoding radical SAM protein translates to MSETTRATVCFGLDRPEVRDFGGRLPVALAVPGDAALALSALGWQAVWRLLAADPALAVQRVFCRPGQVPAAEDSGRPLTDFPVVAFSLCYEEDYLPVAAALVAAGIPLSSAARPDFPIVLGGGPLAFLNPAPILPALDLLFVGEAEAGLAAVLDRLRRQALAGADKARCLAAVADMPGVLVPGLTRTPVRRVVAACPGAPVLLADPAHSCFVSGHAAFRDMFLVEVNRGCPHGCRFCAAGYAYRPPRQAGRDALQALIEDVSPRKVGLVGTALTDWPDLLPFLTWLKKRGTKFSLSSVRADGITPELLAILREAGLRTLTLALEAPGERLRRAANKQLSVEALLRAVSLAGKHGVNHLKFYLIVGWPGETEADFDELAPLLRDIAAASSIGVGKRGVAHATLSVNPLVPKPFTPMQWAPMAAEAAIEAAYARVRAAVKPLKGFKVEVENASAARLQGLLARGDTALFGLVEQAVAAGSFRRALKTWDGDVAAYLDRPRDKDEAFPWDIVDVGVSRDFLWREWERYREGVPTAKCPPAGCQACRRCGIYSGGDGA, encoded by the coding sequence TTGAGCGAAACGACGCGGGCCACGGTGTGTTTCGGGCTGGACCGACCCGAAGTGCGGGATTTCGGCGGCCGGCTGCCGGTGGCCCTGGCCGTGCCCGGCGACGCCGCCCTGGCCCTGTCGGCGCTCGGCTGGCAGGCCGTCTGGCGGCTGCTGGCCGCCGACCCGGCCCTGGCCGTGCAGCGCGTGTTCTGCCGCCCGGGCCAGGTGCCTGCGGCCGAGGACTCGGGCCGTCCCCTGACGGATTTCCCGGTCGTCGCCTTTTCGCTGTGCTACGAGGAAGATTACCTGCCCGTGGCGGCGGCCCTGGTCGCGGCGGGCATTCCCCTTTCGAGCGCGGCGCGGCCGGACTTCCCCATCGTCCTGGGCGGCGGGCCGCTGGCCTTTCTCAATCCCGCGCCCATCCTGCCGGCCCTGGACCTGCTTTTCGTGGGCGAAGCCGAGGCCGGCCTGGCCGCGGTGCTGGACAGGCTGCGCCGGCAGGCGCTGGCCGGCGCGGACAAGGCCCGCTGCCTGGCCGCCGTGGCCGACATGCCGGGCGTGCTGGTCCCGGGGCTGACCCGAACGCCCGTGCGGCGCGTCGTGGCCGCCTGCCCCGGCGCGCCGGTCCTCCTGGCCGATCCGGCCCATTCCTGCTTCGTTTCCGGCCACGCCGCCTTCCGCGACATGTTCCTGGTCGAGGTCAACCGGGGCTGCCCCCATGGCTGCCGCTTCTGCGCCGCCGGCTACGCCTACCGGCCGCCGCGCCAGGCCGGGCGCGACGCCTTGCAGGCGCTTATCGAGGACGTTTCGCCGCGCAAGGTCGGCCTGGTCGGCACGGCGCTGACCGACTGGCCCGATTTGCTGCCGTTTCTCACCTGGCTCAAAAAGCGCGGCACGAAGTTTTCCCTGTCCTCGGTGCGCGCCGACGGCATCACCCCGGAGCTTTTGGCCATCCTGCGCGAGGCCGGCCTGCGTACCCTCACGCTCGCCCTGGAGGCCCCGGGCGAGCGATTGCGCCGGGCGGCCAACAAGCAGCTGTCCGTGGAGGCGCTGTTGCGCGCCGTGTCCCTGGCCGGCAAGCACGGCGTCAACCACCTCAAATTCTATCTCATCGTTGGTTGGCCGGGCGAGACCGAGGCGGATTTCGACGAACTGGCGCCGCTTCTGCGCGACATCGCCGCCGCCTCCTCCATTGGCGTTGGCAAGCGCGGCGTGGCCCACGCCACCCTGTCGGTCAACCCCCTCGTGCCCAAACCCTTTACCCCCATGCAGTGGGCGCCCATGGCCGCCGAGGCGGCCATCGAGGCGGCCTATGCCCGGGTACGCGCCGCCGTCAAACCGCTGAAGGGTTTCAAGGTGGAGGTGGAAAACGCCTCGGCCGCCCGCCTGCAAGGCCTGCTCGCCCGGGGCGACACGGCGCTTTTCGGGCTCGTCGAGCAGGCCGTGGCCGCCGGCAGCTTCCGCCGGGCGCTCAAGACCTGGGACGGCGACGTGGCTGCCTACCTCGACCGGCCGCGCGACAAGGACGAAGCCTTCCCCTGGGACATCGTCGATGTCGGGGTGTCGCGCGACTTCCTGTGGCGCGAGTGGGAACGCTACCGTGAGGGGGTGCCCACGGCCAAATGCCCGCCGGCCGGCTGCCAGGCCTGCCGGCGCTGCGGCATTTACTCCGGAGGCGACGGGGCGTAA
- the ftsZ gene encoding cell division protein FtsZ: MEYLELDQGSNARIKVVGCGGGGGNAVENMICSAMSGVTFITANTDIQALQKSQAEYRIQLGEKLTKGLGAGANPDVGRDAALESIDAIRAAIGDCDMVFVTAGMGGGTGTGAAPVVAQVAKEAGALTVAVVTKPFYFEGKKRLLSAEKGVQALRDVVDSIITIPNDRLLSLASKKATFIEMLKKADEILYFAVKGISDLIMVPGLINLDFADVKAVMSEMGLAMMGFGTARGESRAREAALKAITSPLLEDVTIDGARGVLMNITCGPDLTIEEVDEAASTITEAVHEDAKVFFGTVFDPDATDEMRITVIATGIESAMQRDAAPVQKREEQKPVEVITSLSRQKAMSPPLGGGGGGGGGVQSPRSVRVLSGQQANDYNIPAYLRKGTKKGGPEAALSQPPIKTQPIGEEEFLFDEEEFEIPSFIRMQAD; encoded by the coding sequence ATGGAATATTTGGAACTCGACCAGGGCTCCAACGCCCGCATCAAGGTCGTCGGCTGCGGTGGCGGCGGCGGCAACGCCGTGGAGAACATGATCTGCTCGGCCATGTCCGGCGTGACCTTCATCACGGCCAACACCGACATCCAGGCCTTGCAGAAGTCCCAGGCCGAATACCGCATCCAGCTCGGCGAGAAGCTCACCAAGGGACTGGGCGCCGGCGCCAATCCCGACGTCGGCCGCGACGCCGCCCTGGAGAGCATCGACGCCATCCGCGCCGCCATCGGCGATTGCGACATGGTCTTCGTTACCGCCGGCATGGGCGGCGGCACCGGCACCGGCGCCGCGCCCGTCGTCGCCCAGGTGGCCAAGGAGGCCGGGGCGCTCACCGTGGCCGTGGTCACCAAACCCTTCTATTTCGAGGGCAAGAAACGCCTGCTCTCGGCCGAAAAGGGCGTGCAGGCCCTGCGGGACGTGGTGGATTCCATCATCACCATCCCCAACGACCGCCTGCTGTCGCTTGCCTCCAAGAAGGCCACCTTCATCGAGATGCTCAAAAAGGCCGACGAGATCCTCTATTTCGCCGTCAAGGGCATCTCCGACCTGATCATGGTCCCGGGCCTGATCAACCTCGACTTCGCCGACGTCAAGGCCGTCATGAGCGAAATGGGCCTGGCCATGATGGGTTTCGGCACGGCGCGCGGCGAATCCCGCGCCCGCGAGGCGGCGCTCAAGGCCATCACCAGCCCGCTGCTCGAGGACGTCACCATCGACGGCGCCCGCGGCGTGCTCATGAACATCACCTGCGGCCCGGACCTGACCATCGAGGAGGTCGACGAGGCCGCCTCCACCATCACCGAGGCCGTCCACGAGGATGCGAAAGTCTTTTTCGGCACGGTCTTCGACCCCGACGCCACCGACGAGATGCGCATCACCGTCATCGCCACGGGCATCGAGTCGGCCATGCAGCGCGATGCCGCCCCGGTGCAAAAGCGCGAGGAGCAAAAACCCGTCGAGGTCATCACCAGCCTGTCGCGCCAGAAGGCCATGAGCCCGCCCCTGGGCGGCGGCGGTGGCGGCGGCGGTGGCGTGCAGAGCCCGCGCAGCGTGCGTGTGCTGTCGGGCCAGCAGGCCAACGACTACAACATCCCGGCCTACCTGCGCAAAGGTACCAAGAAGGGCGGCCCCGAGGCGGCGCTTTCCCAGCCGCCCATCAAGACCCAGCCCATCGGCGAGGAAGAGTTCCTGTTCGACGAGGAGGAATTCGAGATCCCGTCGTTTATCCGCATGCAGGCGGACTAG